The window CCGAATGAAGCATCACGGTGGTCAGATAAAGTTTGAATTGCATCAGCAGCATTAGCACCACACCAACGTTTTTGCGCGAAAGGTAAATCCATTGAAACAGTTAAAATTGCTACATCGTCACCTAAACTAGCAGCCTCTGAGTTAAATTTGTTAGTTTGTGTAGAACAAACTCCAGTATCTAGGGAAGGAACTACACTGATTAAACGAATTTTACCAGTTGAATCTTGTAGGGTTACGGGTGATAAATCATTTGCTAGCACTGAAAAGTCCGGTGCCTTTTCTCCAACTACCACTTCTTTACCAACTAATGTTACAGGATTATTTTTGAATGTTACTTGTGCCATAAAATGTAGCCTCCTTTTTCATACCTTCATCTTACTAGAATACGTTCGGCTCATGCAACTCTTTTGCAATAGCATTTTCATATGTGACTTTCTCTTTTAAATCATATACCGATTCATGAACGACTAATGTATCAGCTATAAAATCATGTACACCTTGTTTTTTAGGTGTGAAAGCTACGACTAGATAGGGAATATTCAACGGAATAACAGATATTAATCGGCCAATCCATTCTCTAAATATAACAGTACCCCATTTTAGTTTTTCACCTTCTTTCGATATTACACGAATGCCAAATATCATCTTTCCAACAGTTTGGCTACATAGCTTAGTCATCAACACAAAATACGCATAGAAGATAACTGCTGTAATAACAGTAAATGGCGCATACCATTCAGGATTATTTAACTCGAATGAAAACAAACGAAATATAGGTTTGATCAATAACATACCAATAGAAGCTAAAACGAGAAGATCTACTGTATATGCCCAAAAACGAATCCAAAAGCCCGCAGCCTTCTGTCCATATTGTGCAGTTCGATGAACAATTACTTGCTGGGTTGCAGAGGTGTTCGCTTGCACATTTTGGTCTTCTGGTTGTACAAATTCACTCATCTTAAACCCTCCTTATTCATTCCCGTATAAATACATCATTTTTGGCGAGCTATTTTCCGTGATTAACTGTGCAATGAGTTTGGATTCCATATCTAAACCTAAGAAAGATTGGGCTTTCACAGCAAATAATGAAGCAAAGCTTTGTGAGTAACCATATTCAAATACTTCTGCTTTCTCTAAGTTAT is drawn from Psychrobacillus sp. INOP01 and contains these coding sequences:
- a CDS encoding RDD family protein, with the protein product MSEFVQPEDQNVQANTSATQQVIVHRTAQYGQKAAGFWIRFWAYTVDLLVLASIGMLLIKPIFRLFSFELNNPEWYAPFTVITAVIFYAYFVLMTKLCSQTVGKMIFGIRVISKEGEKLKWGTVIFREWIGRLISVIPLNIPYLVVAFTPKKQGVHDFIADTLVVHESVYDLKEKVTYENAIAKELHEPNVF
- the tpx gene encoding thiol peroxidase: MAQVTFKNNPVTLVGKEVVVGEKAPDFSVLANDLSPVTLQDSTGKIRLISVVPSLDTGVCSTQTNKFNSEAASLGDDVAILTVSMDLPFAQKRWCGANAADAIQTLSDHRDASFGEAYGVLMQELRLLARSVFVVDKNDVVTYAEYVGEGTDHPNYEKALEAVKALTN